One Aethina tumida isolate Nest 87 chromosome 5, icAetTumi1.1, whole genome shotgun sequence genomic window carries:
- the LOC109602279 gene encoding uncharacterized protein LOC109602279 has product MDFLKFFTAPKETPIVREQAERILALKREIDELKNQNLTLEKIIINNGCEVPPYGQGDQVSHNFHNTMTGYEKFIEEHMEIKEQMETQIKLTDERIKEHERTINEFKEKFADTKSQIEMRKANLDVIKGEVFDLSLKARDLTEKCDVNYHLFG; this is encoded by the exons aTGGACTTTTTGAAA TTCTTCACAGCACCAAAAGAGACCCCGATTGTCAGAGAACAAGCCGAAAGGATTCTGGCTTTGAAACGTGAAATCGACGAGCTGAAGAACCAAAACTTAACCCTGGAGAAGATAATCATAAACAACGGATGCGAAGTGCCTCCGTACGGCCAAGGTGATCAGGTCTCCCACAACTTCCACAACACAATGACCGGTTACGAGAAGTTCATAGAGGAGCACATGGAAATTAAGGAGCAGATGGAGACCCAAATAAAATTGACGGACGAACGTATAAAAGAACATGAGCGAACTATCAACGAGTTTAAGGAGAAGTTCGCGGACACAAAGTCGCAGATTGAGATGCGTAAGGCCAATCTGGATGTTATAAAGGGGGAAGTTTTCGACTTGAGTCTGAAGGCACGTGACCTTACCGAAAAGTGCGATGTCAATTATCATTTGTTTgggtaa